Within the Solibacillus silvestris genome, the region CTTGAGCGCCGTAAATCAGATGGCCGGAAAATAAAGATTAAAGGCGCTTCTGAAAATAACTTGAAAAATGTCAGTGTCGATATCCCGCTAGGTCAGTTCATCGCCGTTACAGGTGTGTCCGGTTCTGGTAAATCGACATTAGTGAATGAGATTTTATATAAATCGCTCGCATCAAAACTGAACCGGGCAAAAGTAAAACCGGGCAAGCATAAAACAATAGAAGGTTTAGAACAACTTGAAAAAGTAATTGATGTGGACCAATCGCCAATCGGACGTACACCACGTTCTAACCCTGCAACGTATATTGGCGTATTTGATGATATTCGCGATGTATTTGCTATGACGAATGAGGCGAAAGTGCGCGGCTATAAAAAAGGGCGATTTTCGTTCAACGTAAAAGGCGGACGTTGTGAAGCTTGCCGCGGAGATGGCATTATTAAAATCGAAATGCACTTTTTACCGGATGTTTATGTGCCGTGTGAAGTTTGTCACGGGAAGCGTTATAACCGCGAAACACTTGAAGTAAAATATAAAGATAAAAATATTTCCGATATTTTGGAAATGACGGTAGAAGATGCATTGGAGTTTTTCGGGAACTTGCCGAAAATTCAGCGTAAACTGCAAACGATTGTCGATGTGGGTCTTGGATATGTGAAGCTTGGTCAGCCTGCAACTACATTATCTGGGGGTGAAGCACAGCGTGTGAAATTGGCGTCGGAATTGCACCGTCGTTCAACTGGTAAGTCATTTTATATTTTGGATGAACCAACAACTGGTTTGCATGCCGATGATATTTCCCGTTTGCTGATTGTCCTGCAGCGCTTAGTCGAAAACGGTGAGACCGTGCTTGTGATTGAGCATAATCTCGATGTTATCAAAACAGCCGACCATATTATTGATCTAGGTCCTGAAGGTGGCGAAGGTGGCGGTACAATTTTAGCGACAGGTACACCGGAGAAAATAGCCGAAGTGAAGGAAAGTTATACAGGCCGCTACTTAAAACCGATTTTGGAGCGCGACCGTGAACGTATGGAATCAAGAATTAAAGAAGCGCAAAATAAATAGATTGAAAAACTAAGAGCGCAAACGAAACTTTTCGTCCTCCCTCCTCGTATAATAACTATATACGAAGCAGAGGGAGGAATTTTTTTATGCAAGAAGAACGTAAACGCATTTTAAAATTAGTTGAAAGCGGTACAATTACGGCAGAAGAGGCAATTGTATTACTGGAAAAATTGTCGTCGGAAAAGGAATCCACTCCATCACAAGCAGCACCAGTCGAGCAACCGCTTTTTGAAGAAAAGTTTGGGGAAGAGCCGCATAAGGCAGAACCGGTTTTTGAAGAGCAAAAAGAAAAACGTAAAACAACAGGATTTGAAGATATTTTCGGCAAGTCATTTAACGATAAAGAATTCAATAAAAAGATGGACGAGTTCATGGGCGATATCAAACAGGATTTATCACAATTCAGCACACGCATGACAGGATTGGTCGGTGCAGCATTATCCAAGTTTAAAGAACTTGATATTGATACACCGTTTGGAGAAAAAGTTGAGTTTACTAAAACGTATGCTTACCCTGTAGCTGATGTTAAAGGGGTAGAGCTGGAAATCGCCAATGGTAAAATCGATATCGTACGCGCTGCGGATGAATTAGTTACTGTAAATGTGACAGGGAAAACGCCGTTGAGAGGTACAGAAGAAGAAACGATTGCACAGGCAACGGAAAATATGTCGAAGCTGACAAATGACAAATTATTTATCCAATCTACAAATAAATTTGCACAAGTGAAAGTACAAGTAGCTATTCCAGAGAAACATTATGACGTAATAATCGCAAAACTATTAACAGGTAGCGTTTCAATCGAACAGGTTGACGCAAAGTTGGTTAAAGCGCGTACACATAACGGGGTAATCCGTTTGGAAAATGCAACATTTGATCATGCGGAACTGCAAACGAGCAACGGTGCAGTAGAAGCCCGTCATATTAAAGGTGAAGATTTGGAAATCGGCACAGCGAATGGACGTATTTACGTTGATGGCGAATTAAATGAAGTAGAAGCTGAATCGATGAATGGACATGTTGTCATCACAACAACGAGTGCGGAAGCGCATAAAATCAAGGCCCGTGCTCTAGCAGGTTCAGTAGAAATTTATGTGCCGAAAACAGTGGCGCTGGACGGTCAGGTTTACTCGAACTTCGGAAAAGCAGATATTGGTTTAAGTGATGTATTGCTTACAGAAGAAGAAGAGCAATTTCTGTCAAAATCGGTACGTTTCACTAAAGAACTGGAAGGCGCGAAACTCTTGAAATTAGTAGGAGAATCTCGCACAGGTACAGTGTTGGTACGCTATACGCTGCAATAGGCGTAGGATTTCAGCTACAGCTTTCCGGATTCCATGAAGCTCGAGTGACTAATTCTTCAAAGAAATAAATTCCTTATAAAATCAAGCATCCATTTTCTCGCAAAGAATTTGGGTGCTTTTCCTATTCGAACTTTTTGTTTTCCGTCAAATCTCCAATAAAAAGTCACAAATTGCCGCATTCCTACATGGAAAAAGAATTTTTTTAAAAATCCCCCTAAAAATACCATAATAATCCAAATGCTGAGAAGGGTTTTCAGTAAAATCGTCGAATAATTAAAAATAGTGTAGAGTATTTTATTATATTAAGAACATTTCATACTTTAACATTTATATTACGAAAACCAAAAAATAAGTGTAATTCTATGAAATTTTATGAACAAATGAAATTTTGTAATGTTGTCATGGCGCTCCGGGAGCCTGAAAACGAGACGGGGCTTACATTGAAAAGAAAATGTAATAAAATTTGAGCTTGAAAATGCTATAATGAGTAAGACTAAAATTTAAAATTCTAGATATTGAGCTTAGGTGGTTTCGTGAATGATTGAAATGAATAATGTAGTGAAGAAGTATCCTAACGGGGTCGTCGCCGCAAACGGGATTACGGTTCATATAAAAAAAGGTGAATTTGTGTATATTGTTGGCCCGAGTGGAGCAGGTAAATCGACATTTATTAAGTTGATGTACCGTGAAGAAAAACCGACTTCCGGCGATGTCATCATTAATGGCATTAATTTGAGAACGCTAAAAAATAATCGCGTACCTCATTTACGCCGTCATCTTGGTGTCGTCTTCCAGGACTTTAAATTATTGCCGCGCTTAACAGTGTATGAAAATGTAGCGTTCGCGATGGAAGTAATTGAAGAACAGCCAAGCGTCATCCGTAAACGGGTAATGGAAGTACTTGAACTGGTGGGCTTAAAGCATAAAGTGCGAATGCTGCCGAATGAGCTGTCAGGTGGAGAACAGCAGCGTGTAGCAATTGCCCGCTCGATTGTAAACCGTCCGAAAGTGATGATTGCGGACGAGCCTACAGGAAATTTAGACCCGGAAACATCGTGGGAAATTATGAATATTTTTGAGGAAATTAATCGCCAAGGTACGACGATTTTGATGGCAACACATAACCGTGAAATCGTAAATACTGTACGTAAAAGAGTTATTGCAATTGAAGGCGGAATGATCGTCCGTGATGAGTACGGAGGTGACTACGGCTATGAAAACTAGAACAATTGCCCGTCATTTCCGTGAAAGTTTTAAATCATTAGGCCGTAACAGCTGGATGACACTGGCTTCCATCAGTGCTGTAACAGTTACATTATTATTGGTCGGTGTATTTGCTGCGATTATGATGAATTTAAACAAAGTCGCTTCCGATTTGGAAAACGATGTTGAAATTCGTGTCATGATTGATATTATTCCGGAAGCGGAAGAAGCAAAATTGGCAGAAGAGCAGCTTCTTGACGAGATTCATAATATGCCGGATGTCGAGGAAGTTACATATTCTTCTAAAGAACAAGAATTAAGTAAGTTAATCAAAGATTTTGGTGATGAATTAAGTTTATTCGAACAGAACAACCCGTTATATAATGTGCTGTACGTCAAGGCTGTCGATCCTTTGAAAACAGCTGATGTCGCCAAGCAGATTGATAGCTTAGACAATACTTTTGAAGTAAAATATGGCGAGGGTAAAGTAGAAAAACTATTTAACTTCTTAGAAATCGCTCGTAATGTTGGACTCGTATTAATTTTAGGACTGCTGTTTACAGCGATGTTCTTAATCTCTAATACCATTCGCATTACGATTATTGCACGTAAAGATGAAATTGAAATTATGAAGCTTGTAGGGGCTACAAATTCTTTCGTCCGCATTCCATTTGTATTGGAAGGAATGTGGCTTGGTTTAATTGGATCTATTATTCCAGTCGCAGCCGTTACAATTGCTTATTACAGTATTTATGATTTATTGGCACCTCGATTAAAAGGGGAATTGTTCCAAATGTTAGAAGTAACACCACTTATGTATCAGGTGAACGGATTAATCATCTTCATCGGGATGTTCATCGGTATATGGGGAAGTTTCATGTCAGTTCGTAAGTTTTTAAAAGTATAACTTCTTTCAGCGACTGTCACACATTGCCAAGGCAACATTGACAATGACGAAAATAGTGGGAAGTGGCTCGTTTTTTACATCTTAGAGAGACAAAAAGAGCCACTATTACCCATGCATTTAGGGGGAAAAGTTTTTGAAGAAGCTAACGACGCGTTCATTTAAAACAATTGCAGCAATACTTGCGCTAGTACTATTTGTTCAAATACCGGCAGCATCCGCAGCATCATTAAGTGAACTGAAAAAAGAGCGCAGTCAACTCGAAGCAGAAAAGAAATCAATTAATAAATCACTCGAACAAAAAACAAACGAGATTCAAACAAATCAAAACAGACAGCAAAAAATTATTTCGCAGCTGGAGCAACTGGGTGCAAAAATTAATGAAACGAATCATAGTATTGCCGTTGTCGAATTGGATATTGAAATTGCAAACGAAGAGATTTCTATTTTAGAAGATGAAATCGCAGAATTAAAAGAGAAGATTGAGCAACGTAATGAACTATTGCGTGAGCGTGCACGGGCGATTCAGTCATCAGGTACAGTTAGTTACCTTGACGTCCTGCTTGGAGCAAATAGTTTCGTAGACTTTATCGATCGTTTTTCTGCTGTAAGCACACTTATGGACGCTGACCGTCAAATTATGCGTGAGCAAAAGGAAGACCAGGAAAAACTTGAAGTTCAAAAGCTGGAGCTTGTGAAGACGAAAGAAGAGCTTGAAGCGAATAAAGCGAAATTGAAAAGTTTGATGGCTTCGTTAAATCAACAAAAGAAAGAAAAGAAACAGTTAGTAGCAGAGCTTGAAAAAGAAGAAGCGAAACTACGATCTGAGAAAACAGAACTAAAAGCAGAGTACGATGATAAGGTAGAATTAAGTAAAGAACTGGAAGAGAAGTTTCTTAAAGAACAGCGCCGATTAGCGGAAGTTGCCCGTCAAAAGGCATTGGAAGCTGCGGCTGCTAAAAAGAAACAACAAAACAGTAGCAGTAGCAATAGTACTGTAAGTTCCGGAAACTTGCCGGTTGTTTCTTCAGGACATTGGACAAGACCTGCAGCGGGCCGTTTTACATCAGGGTTCGGTGGGCGTGATATTGGACCAATCGGAAGTAAAAATCACTTAGGAATTGACATTGCCAACTCAATCGGAACACCGGTTGTTGCAGCAGCGGATGGTGTTGTTTCCTATGTTGGTTCGATGAATGGTTACGGGAATGTTGTAATGGTTACTCACTCGATTGAAGGACAATTATTCACGACAACGTATGCCCATTTAAGCGGATTTAATACGAGTGTTGGCGCATCTGTTTCAAAAGGTCAGCAAATTGCAAGACTTGGGAATTCAGGGAACTCAACAGGACCTCATGTACACTTTGAGATCCATGTCGGTGAATGGAACGGCAGTCGTTCAAACGCCGTCAACCCATTAAACTATATTTCACTGTAAGTTATATAAAAGGCAAAACTTTAATTATTAAAGTTTTGCCTTTTTCGTTTGAATAATTATCTAAAAGTTATGATAATGTACTAATAGGAAGAAATGTGGGGTGAAGTTGATGAAGAAAAATGTTGGAGTCGGTATTATTTTAGTGCTTGTCATCACGATGCTTGGCACTTACATAAAAGCTGAAATCGATCAAAGTACTGCAATCAACGAGCATGCATTAGGGAAAGAAGTTGAACTGGATGAAGAAGTCGGCCTCGAAAAAGGTCAGTTTGCACCGGATTTTACATTATATAATTTACAGGGCGAGCCGTTGACACTTTCGGAGCTGAGAGGGAAGCGTGTCGTACTGAATTTCTGGGCAACCTGGTGTCCGCCATGTGAAGCGGAAATGCCGCATATGCAAAAATACTACGAAAAATACCGTGAAGAAGACAATGTGGAAATTGTCGGTGTCAATATGACGTACGCAAACGAAAAGCTGGAGCGTGTAGAGCAGTTTCTAAAAAGTTATGACATCACCTTCCCAATCGTACTGGAACAAACTGAAGCTGTTGCCTATCAATATGAAATTATGACGATGCCAACAACATACATGATTGATACTTCAGGGAAAATACAAAAGCAAATAATTGGTCCACTCGATTTGGATGCATTGCGGGAAAATGTCATTCAACTAGATTAAGTGCAGGAATTGAGACGATTTGGTTCAGGAACCTTAAAATATCTTCACTTTAAGACGTTTAAATTCGACTTTATAAGTATGAAACTTTCATTCGCTTCATAAATTTTATGGAACGGAGGAGAACTCGTGCGGAAAAGTCGGATTTTTTTATTAGTAGTTGCGATGGTGTGTATCGGAATAATTGTTTATGGTGTAATGAAAATCAAGGCGCAGCCACAGGAGGAACAGGCGAGTTTTGCGGTAGTCAATGAACTGCATCAGTTAATCACGAGCGAATCAGTTTATGATGTCAACTCTGAAAAATTGGTGGAGGGTGCACTGCGAGGGATGGCAAATGCAATAAATGACCCTTATAGTACTTATTATTCGGAGCAAGAAGCAGCATTACATAAACAGACGCTCGCAAGTGAACGAATCGGTATCGGTGTTGAATTGGCAGATGCGAATGGCAAGATTATCGTAGTGGCCCCTATTAAAGCTTCACCTGCAGAAAAAGCGGGCATTCGACCATTGGATGAGCTTATACAAATTAATGAAGTAAGACTTGACGGAAAATCTATGGGGGAAGTTCGTAAGCTGATGTATGGTAAAGAAGGGGAAGCGGTGGAACTTGTCATTTATCGACCGGAACTGGACCAGCATTTAAAGTTGGTCGTGAAAAGAGAACGTTTGAAAAATGATACGGTGGAAGCTGAAGTTCTCGAAGTAGAAGGAAGAAAACTCGGCTATATAACAATCAATCTATTTGGTGAAAAAACAGCAGAAGAATGGAAAGAGGCTCTTGATGGAGTGATGAAGGAGGAAGTAGAAGGGTTAATCATTGATGTGCGGGACAATCCAGGTGGCTATTTACATAGTGTTGCCCAAATGATGAGCATGTTCGAGCAAAAAGAAAAAATCTTTGCGTATATGCAAAATCATGACGGTGTAACAGAGCCACTGAAAACAAAGGAAGTGGAACAGTTCCAGCCTTATGTAAATTGGCTGCGTGACACACCTCTAACACTTATCCAAAATGAAGGAAGCGCATCAGCCAGTGAAGTGTTTGCCGGTGCCCTGCAAGACTGGAAACGTTCGGTCATTATTGGGGTGACGAGCTTCGGTAAAGGAACGGTCCAACAAACATGGGATCTTCAAAATGGCGGAGAAGTAAAATTGTCGACAAATAAATGGCTTACTCCTTCGAAAAAGTGGATCCATGATGTAGGGATTGAACCAGATGTCGAAGTGACACAGCATCCGCTTTATAGTGTAGAAACAAAAATACTGAAAGGCCGCTTTGAAGAGGGAGAATACAGTGAAGAAGTTGCCTACAGCCAGCGTATTTTAAGTGAACTCGGCTACAGCATCAGCCGAACAGATGGATTCTTTGATAAGGATACAGCACAGGAAGTGGAAAGCTTCAGAAAAAAGCATGATATTGCAGAAGGAAGCTATATGGATGAAGTATTTTTCCATGAATTAACAGAAGAACTGCAAACATTCAAACAGTCAAAAGTAAATGACATGCAACTGCAGATGGCGATCAGTTATATTATGCATCAGTTTGAGTGATGGACTTTTCTATTAGGAATTTAATTGCCCTATATAAAAGTATGAGTTGACTAAAATAATTTCTAAAGCTAGTTGATTGGAATGGAGGGGAGGCGACTCCACCGGGAATAGCACGAGCGAGAGACTACAGGCTCGAGCCGTGCCCGGGGAAAGCGTCCGACCCGGAATGGAAATCAACACCCGATTAAAATGGTGAATCCATTATAAAGCAATATTAATAAAGAGAGCGTTGTCGAATTATACAAGTTCGACAACGCCTTTATTTTATTTCCGGTACAAATGGGACTACGCATTACGGAAAGGATTTGGTACAATTATTCGTACGGTAGGTGAGAATATGGATGGAACAATTTTAATTGAAATTTTAAAAGGGATTGGCCGATTTTTTATAAATCCTTTGTTTTATGTCGCCATCATTTCCGCAGTTTATTTAGGATATCGCCGAGTGAAGCGCGAACGAAGGTATTTTAACCGACGGATACTAGGTGGCTGGTCCGAGCTGAAAAATATGCTTGCGATGGGTTTTATGCTGTCCGTTATTATTTCCTTATTTAGTCTTGTAATAGGCTTAACAGTATCACTCGAATTATTGACAATTGTTTTTATTGTAAGTTTCGTAGGTTTACTCATTTATATGTATCAATTATTATCGCCAGCGATTGTGATGGCGGTTGCTTTTTGTGGAATCGTTTGGATGCAATGGCAAGATTGGTCATATACAATCGGAACACTCGAATTGGCAGGCAGAAATGTTACAAATGATCTTGTTATGACAATTCCGATGATGACGGGGCTCTTACTCATGGCGGAAGGAATTTTAATTCGCCGGTATGGTGCCCGTTTTGCTTCACCGATTGTGGAGAAAACAAAGCGTGGATTAAATGGGATAGGCTATTTCAGTAAGCAACTTTGGATTTTACCTGTCTTTACGATTATTCCAGGTGAAGGCATTCAAAACTTTGCGCCTTATTGGCCACAATTTACGATCGGAGCAGAACAGTTTTCGATCATTGTTTTCCCGTTTATTATCGGATTCCAGCAGATGGTCCGCCAAAAGCTGCCGATGAATGTGTATCCACAAATGGGACGTTCGATTATTATGATAGGACAATTTGTGTTGGTCGTCGGATTAGCCGCTTATTTCCTGCCGATACTAGGTGCAGCTGCATTAGCATTAGGTGCAATTTCCCGTACAATTATCGGTATTCATTATAGTCGCTCAGAGGACCGCAACAGTTATGCTGTTGTACGCAGTGATAAAGGTGTAATGATTGCCGGCATTTTACCAGATTCTCCTGCTGAGAAAATGGGACTTGCTGCAGGTGAAATTATTAAACGTGTAAATGGACAAGATGTTTTTACAGAAGAAGATTTGTACAAAGCATTGCAGATTAATGCTGCCCATTGTCGCTTGGAAGTGCTTGATCATTCAGGTGAATTGCGTCTAGCCCAGCATGTTGTCCATCGAGATGATAACCATAAAATTGGATTATTAGTTGTTAGTTAATTTCAAAAGAATCTCGTTAAGACGAGGTTCTTTTTTTTGGTGAAAACGGGTATAAAGAAATTATGTTAAGATTAAATTGTACTAGACAACATTGTGTAGCTTCAGGAATTTTTATCGTTTTTGGTAGGGGTGAGCTGTTATGTTAGATTGGATGACAATCGATAATATTGAAACAATTGTAGAAAAATATAAACTGTTAGGTCCGTTTTTCGGCATTTTTTTAACGTTCCTGGAATCATTTATCCCTGTATTGCCGCTGTTTGTAATCATCATCGCCAATGCTGCAGCTTACGGGTTATTTTGGGGGTTTTTACTGTCATGGCTTGGAACGGTCGCAGGCTCCTACATGTTCTTTCTCATGATTCGCATGTTTGGGAAGTATCGTCTTTTCCGTCGGATTAAAGAGCAGAAACAAGTGAAAAAACTGATTAACTGGGTGGACATTAGAGGATTTACACCATTGTTTGTGCTACTGTGCCTGCCATTTACACCTGTTGTCGTTGTCAATACGGTCGCGGGATTATCCAATATAAAAAAGAAATATTATTTTTTGACACTCCTTATTTCAAAACCGATCTTGATCTTCTTGATTAGCTATTTAGGCAGTGATCTACGTGATATTTTAACCTCTCCTGGAAAACTTATTATTTCAGCTGTGATTATTTTAATTATTTGGGGAATCGGCAAATTGATCGAACACATTTTAAATAAGCGTGTGGAAAAAGATTTGCGTGAGATTGGAAAATTACGAAAACATAAATAAAAATTTTCAGTCTTGTCTTTTAACAAATTGTGAAAAGACAGGGCTTTTTTGTATGTTGGCAATTAATGCGCGAACATGCATTCTTATATTATAATAGAAGAAAGAAATAGAAGTGAGGTGGGAATTGTGACGTTACGAGTTATAACAGGACGGGCAGGCACGGGGAAAACGACTTTGATACACCGTGAAATAGTCAATGAGTTAAAAACAAATATATTTGGACATCCAATTTTTATATTAGTTCCTGACCAAATGTCGTTTACAACGGAATATGAGCTGACGACGAACTATGACATTGAAGGAATGATGCGTGCACAGGTTATGACATTCAAACGGCTGGCCTGGTTTGTGCTGCAAAATGAAGGAGGTATCGCCCACGAACGTATTGACGGCACAGGGTACCGCATGCTGTTACGACGTATTTTGGAAGAACATCAGGAAGAGTTCCTATTATTTAAACGCGCGGCAGGTAAACCCGGTTTTACGAAAGAAGTCGAGCAGATTTTAAAGGAATTCAGCCAATATCATATCGATTTGGAAACAATCGAGCCATTGATCGAGTCATTAAGATTAAACGGGGCAAGTGAAGTACTGCTTCATAAATTACATGACCTGAATATTATTTTAAAGCAGCTGCATGAACGGATCGGGACAGATTATATTGATGGCGATGGTTATTTTCCGCTGCTAATTGAACGTATTCCGAAAATGGAAAGCTTGCACAATACCGATATTTATCTGGACGGGTTTGTTTCGTTTAATGGACAGGAATTTGCCATTTTAAAAGAGCTGCTTATTTATGCGAAGAGTGTCACAATTGTGCTCCCGATGGAAGACCCGCAAATGGATCTACTGGAAGGCTCGGTATTTTACAGAGCTGCGATGACGTATGACAAAATAAAGAATGAGCTGCAAAAGTTACGATTCGAACGAGGAATTGATATTGAAGAGGAGCCGCGTGTTCATTTAGAAGTAAACTACCGTGCAACAAATCGGGACTTGCTCCATATTGAACATTGCTTCGACAAAATTACTGATAGACCAGTCGAATCAACGGGACACACGAAAATATTGGAAGGTGTAAATCCGCGCGCAGAAGTGCAAGGTATTGCCCAGGAAATTAAACAGCTCGTTCTGGAGAAGGGGCTGCGTTATAAAGATATCGGGATTATGTACCGTCAGGCAGATGTATATGATGCGATTATCGGAACGACCTTTACACAGTATGAAATTCCGTTTTTCTCAAATGAGAAGCGGGCAATGCTTTATCATCCGCTTATCGAATTTAGTCGATCTGTACTGGAAATTATCACAACTAACTGGAAATACGAACCGATTTTCAGAAGTATAAAAACAGATCTGTTCTTCCCATATGGAGCCAACTTAGTCGCGATGA harbors:
- a CDS encoding peptidase S41 — protein: MRKSRIFLLVVAMVCIGIIVYGVMKIKAQPQEEQASFAVVNELHQLITSESVYDVNSEKLVEGALRGMANAINDPYSTYYSEQEAALHKQTLASERIGIGVELADANGKIIVVAPIKASPAEKAGIRPLDELIQINEVRLDGKSMGEVRKLMYGKEGEAVELVIYRPELDQHLKLVVKRERLKNDTVEAEVLEVEGRKLGYITINLFGEKTAEEWKEALDGVMKEEVEGLIIDVRDNPGGYLHSVAQMMSMFEQKEKIFAYMQNHDGVTEPLKTKEVEQFQPYVNWLRDTPLTLIQNEGSASASEVFAGALQDWKRSVIIGVTSFGKGTVQQTWDLQNGGEVKLSTNKWLTPSKKWIHDVGIEPDVEVTQHPLYSVETKILKGRFEEGEYSEEVAYSQRILSELGYSISRTDGFFDKDTAQEVESFRKKHDIAEGSYMDEVFFHELTEELQTFKQSKVNDMQLQMAISYIMHQFE
- a CDS encoding thiol-disulfide oxidoreductase; the protein is MKKNVGVGIILVLVITMLGTYIKAEIDQSTAINEHALGKEVELDEEVGLEKGQFAPDFTLYNLQGEPLTLSELRGKRVVLNFWATWCPPCEAEMPHMQKYYEKYREEDNVEIVGVNMTYANEKLERVEQFLKSYDITFPIVLEQTEAVAYQYEIMTMPTTYMIDTSGKIQKQIIGPLDLDALRENVIQLD
- a CDS encoding cell division protein MinJ, with the protein product MDGTILIEILKGIGRFFINPLFYVAIISAVYLGYRRVKRERRYFNRRILGGWSELKNMLAMGFMLSVIISLFSLVIGLTVSLELLTIVFIVSFVGLLIYMYQLLSPAIVMAVAFCGIVWMQWQDWSYTIGTLELAGRNVTNDLVMTIPMMTGLLLMAEGILIRRYGARFASPIVEKTKRGLNGIGYFSKQLWILPVFTIIPGEGIQNFAPYWPQFTIGAEQFSIIVFPFIIGFQQMVRQKLPMNVYPQMGRSIIMIGQFVLVVGLAAYFLPILGAAALALGAISRTIIGIHYSRSEDRNSYAVVRSDKGVMIAGILPDSPAEKMGLAAGEIIKRVNGQDVFTEEDLYKALQINAAHCRLEVLDHSGELRLAQHVVHRDDNHKIGLLVVS
- a CDS encoding cell division ATP-binding protein FtsE — its product is MIEMNNVVKKYPNGVVAANGITVHIKKGEFVYIVGPSGAGKSTFIKLMYREEKPTSGDVIINGINLRTLKNNRVPHLRRHLGVVFQDFKLLPRLTVYENVAFAMEVIEEQPSVIRKRVMEVLELVGLKHKVRMLPNELSGGEQQRVAIARSIVNRPKVMIADEPTGNLDPETSWEIMNIFEEINRQGTTILMATHNREIVNTVRKRVIAIEGGMIVRDEYGGDYGYEN
- a CDS encoding peptidase M23; protein product: MKKLTTRSFKTIAAILALVLFVQIPAASAASLSELKKERSQLEAEKKSINKSLEQKTNEIQTNQNRQQKIISQLEQLGAKINETNHSIAVVELDIEIANEEISILEDEIAELKEKIEQRNELLRERARAIQSSGTVSYLDVLLGANSFVDFIDRFSAVSTLMDADRQIMREQKEDQEKLEVQKLELVKTKEELEANKAKLKSLMASLNQQKKEKKQLVAELEKEEAKLRSEKTELKAEYDDKVELSKELEEKFLKEQRRLAEVARQKALEAAAAKKKQQNSSSSNSTVSSGNLPVVSSGHWTRPAAGRFTSGFGGRDIGPIGSKNHLGIDIANSIGTPVVAAADGVVSYVGSMNGYGNVVMVTHSIEGQLFTTTYAHLSGFNTSVGASVSKGQQIARLGNSGNSTGPHVHFEIHVGEWNGSRSNAVNPLNYISL
- a CDS encoding cell division protein FtsX, coding for MKTRTIARHFRESFKSLGRNSWMTLASISAVTVTLLLVGVFAAIMMNLNKVASDLENDVEIRVMIDIIPEAEEAKLAEEQLLDEIHNMPDVEEVTYSSKEQELSKLIKDFGDELSLFEQNNPLYNVLYVKAVDPLKTADVAKQIDSLDNTFEVKYGEGKVEKLFNFLEIARNVGLVLILGLLFTAMFLISNTIRITIIARKDEIEIMKLVGATNSFVRIPFVLEGMWLGLIGSIIPVAAVTIAYYSIYDLLAPRLKGELFQMLEVTPLMYQVNGLIIFIGMFIGIWGSFMSVRKFLKV